From one Candidatus Methanoplasma termitum genomic stretch:
- a CDS encoding peroxiredoxin has protein sequence MEVGDRFPKFALKDENGEVFNSDSLNGLRYVIYFYPKDGTSGCTKEAQDFTAAYAKFMLRNIPIIGVSKDTVDSHRKFREKYSLKVKLLSDPEHTLTEEAGAWGTKMMYGKEVRGTIRSTFIIGKTGIVEAAWKNVKVDGHVEKVLEKAISLTKT, from the coding sequence ATGGAGGTCGGCGACCGTTTTCCTAAGTTCGCTCTCAAGGACGAGAACGGCGAGGTGTTCAACAGCGACTCTCTGAACGGATTAAGATACGTCATTTACTTCTACCCGAAGGACGGCACATCCGGATGTACAAAGGAGGCGCAGGATTTCACTGCGGCGTATGCAAAGTTCATGCTCAGGAACATCCCCATCATAGGTGTTAGCAAAGATACGGTCGATTCTCACCGGAAGTTCAGAGAGAAGTACTCGCTTAAGGTCAAGCTCCTGAGCGACCCGGAACACACCCTGACAGAAGAAGCAGGCGCCTGGGGCACCAAGATGATGTACGGCAAAGAGGTCCGGGGAACGATACGTTCTACTTTCATCATCGGGAAAACCGGCATAGTTGAGGCTGCCTGGAAGAATGTAAAGGTAGACGGGCATGTTGAGAAAGTTCTTGAAAAAGCGATATCGCTGACAAAAACGTGA
- a CDS encoding SEL1-like repeat protein → MSDFEEIKALAEKGDPEAQRTLGWIYLNGDIGEVDEKEAFKWIMLAAEQGDDDALIGVGWLYFSGIGTDQNYQEAFKWFRLSAERGDIRGQFNVGLMYLDGKAFEKDEKEAFKWIMPVAEQGDADAQLIIWDMYMNGIGVEKDTETGVKWLRLAAVQGDEVAQYNLGWSYDTGFGVPQDDDEAFKWYMLSAEQGYSWGQYNIGWMYLNGQSVPKNETEALRWFKLSAEQGNEDAFYNLGQMYSEGMGVPQDHEEAVRLYTIAAEGGNSWAKYNLGHMHFNGIHFKEDYTKAYEWYSAAAEDGLADAQNNIGWMYEIGAGVEQDHEEAAKWYRLAAEQGEAIAQFNLGVQYEKGLGVPQDHEEAARLYRLAAEQGYAEAQSNLGFLYSGGKGVPQDHEEAARWYLLAAEQGDVKGQYNLGCIFEDGIGVEQDHAEAVKWYRMAAEQGDEDAQYSIGWMYESGLGVKEDHAEAVKWYRMAAENGNIEAVNDLGRMYLDGKGVKQNHAEALRLFRSAAEEGDMWAQYNLGNMYESGSGVKQDYAEALKWYRLTAEQGNPLGQYNVGIMYQNGRGVKENDAEAFKWFKLSAEQGDADAQYNLGTMYLNGQGVKKDYAEAMKWFRLSAEQGNAWGQYNLGNMYENGFGVNANGPEAARLYLLAAEQGHAWGQYNLGAMYLNGMGVRQNLSESFKWFKLSAEQGDADAQCNLGVMYEKGIGTPANLAEAVKWYRRSAEQGHAKAQQHIARMKQKM, encoded by the coding sequence ATGTCCGACTTTGAGGAGATCAAGGCTCTTGCGGAAAAAGGAGATCCGGAGGCGCAGAGAACATTAGGCTGGATATACCTTAACGGCGACATTGGTGAAGTAGATGAGAAAGAAGCGTTCAAATGGATAATGCTTGCCGCCGAGCAAGGAGACGATGATGCATTGATCGGGGTCGGATGGTTGTATTTCAGCGGGATCGGTACCGATCAGAATTATCAGGAAGCGTTCAAATGGTTCAGACTTTCGGCCGAACGGGGCGATATAAGAGGACAGTTCAACGTCGGATTGATGTACCTCGACGGCAAAGCCTTTGAAAAAGATGAGAAAGAAGCGTTCAAATGGATCATGCCCGTCGCCGAACAAGGAGACGCGGACGCACAGCTCATCATCTGGGACATGTATATGAATGGGATCGGGGTAGAGAAGGATACGGAGACGGGGGTCAAGTGGCTCAGATTAGCGGCCGTTCAGGGAGATGAAGTAGCGCAATATAATTTGGGATGGTCATACGACACCGGGTTCGGCGTGCCTCAGGATGACGATGAAGCATTCAAATGGTATATGTTGTCGGCGGAGCAGGGCTATTCGTGGGGGCAGTATAACATCGGGTGGATGTATCTGAACGGTCAAAGCGTCCCAAAGAATGAGACGGAAGCGCTCAGGTGGTTCAAACTCTCCGCCGAACAAGGGAATGAGGATGCATTCTACAATCTCGGTCAGATGTACAGCGAGGGGATGGGCGTTCCTCAGGATCACGAAGAGGCCGTAAGATTATACACCATTGCCGCAGAAGGGGGCAACTCCTGGGCTAAATATAATCTGGGACACATGCATTTTAATGGCATACATTTCAAAGAGGACTATACCAAAGCCTATGAATGGTATTCGGCGGCAGCCGAAGACGGGCTCGCTGATGCGCAAAACAACATCGGGTGGATGTACGAGATCGGAGCCGGCGTGGAACAGGACCACGAAGAGGCGGCCAAGTGGTATCGGCTTGCCGCAGAACAGGGTGAAGCGATCGCACAGTTCAACTTGGGCGTACAATACGAGAAGGGCTTGGGTGTTCCTCAGGATCACGAGGAAGCCGCAAGATTGTACAGGCTTGCCGCGGAACAGGGGTATGCCGAAGCGCAGAGCAATCTCGGCTTCCTGTACAGCGGGGGGAAAGGGGTACCCCAAGATCATGAAGAAGCGGCCAGATGGTATCTGCTTGCCGCCGAACAAGGCGATGTTAAAGGACAATACAACCTCGGATGCATATTCGAAGACGGAATAGGTGTTGAGCAGGATCATGCCGAAGCGGTAAAATGGTACAGAATGGCCGCCGAACAGGGTGATGAGGATGCACAGTACAGTATTGGGTGGATGTACGAAAGCGGCCTCGGCGTCAAAGAGGATCATGCCGAAGCGGTGAAATGGTACAGGATGGCCGCCGAAAACGGGAACATCGAGGCAGTGAACGACCTCGGCCGCATGTATCTTGACGGTAAAGGCGTCAAGCAAAATCATGCCGAAGCACTCAGGTTGTTCAGATCTGCCGCCGAAGAGGGTGACATGTGGGCGCAGTATAACCTCGGGAATATGTACGAAAGCGGTTCAGGTGTCAAGCAAGATTATGCGGAAGCACTAAAATGGTACAGATTGACCGCTGAGCAAGGCAATCCTCTGGGACAGTATAATGTTGGGATTATGTATCAGAACGGCAGAGGGGTCAAAGAGAATGATGCCGAAGCATTCAAATGGTTCAAGCTATCCGCAGAACAAGGAGATGCGGACGCACAATACAATCTCGGGACCATGTATCTGAATGGCCAAGGTGTTAAGAAAGATTATGCGGAAGCGATGAAGTGGTTCAGACTGTCGGCGGAACAGGGCAATGCGTGGGGACAGTACAACCTCGGGAATATGTACGAGAACGGGTTCGGTGTCAATGCGAACGGTCCCGAGGCGGCCAGATTGTATCTTCTGGCTGCCGAGCAGGGCCATGCTTGGGGTCAATATAACCTTGGGGCAATGTATCTGAACGGGATGGGAGTAAGACAGAACCTTTCCGAATCATTCAAATGGTTCAAACTCTCAGCTGAACAAGGAGATGCGGATGCACAATGCAATCTCGGCGTGATGTACGAAAAAGGGATCGGTACGCCCGCCAACCTCGCCGAAGCCGTAAAATGGTATCGTCGCTCCGCAGAACAGGGGCATGCAAAAGCACAACAGCATATTGCCAGAATGAAACAGAAAATGTGA
- the yjjX gene encoding inosine/xanthosine triphosphatase, whose product MTSEKMISIAAGTFNILHEGHKRLIEKAFEVGDSVIIGLTSDSMASASKKETIPYYLRKKELEAFLEKMDKPWEIEEIVDIYGPKKKVDRADILVVSEETAPNAEKVNIERMSRGVRPLKIVVIPIVDAYNDEKISSTGIMNGEYARDGSGDSIKIAVGSTNRVKLEAVRSVMEKIFGSVIIMPVDVESGVPEQPMELQTRTGAVNRARSAIGDNDLAVGIEAGVFRTEDGLYDFQYCAILDKNGEMTVGVGPGFKYPDDVAELVLNGMTVSEAMHKLYGDPEIGRKQGAVGLLSKGLLDRKTLTEQSVVAAMIPRMK is encoded by the coding sequence GTGACCAGTGAAAAAATGATATCTATTGCCGCCGGTACTTTCAACATACTGCACGAAGGCCACAAAAGGCTTATCGAGAAGGCCTTCGAGGTCGGCGACAGCGTCATTATCGGATTGACATCGGACAGTATGGCATCCGCATCGAAGAAAGAGACGATCCCATACTATCTCAGAAAAAAGGAACTGGAAGCATTCCTTGAAAAAATGGACAAGCCGTGGGAAATAGAAGAAATAGTCGATATATACGGGCCCAAAAAGAAAGTTGACAGAGCAGACATCCTCGTTGTTTCCGAAGAGACGGCCCCCAACGCAGAGAAGGTCAACATCGAGAGAATGTCAAGAGGCGTACGGCCTCTGAAGATCGTCGTTATCCCCATAGTAGATGCGTACAACGACGAAAAGATCAGTTCGACGGGGATAATGAACGGAGAATATGCCAGGGACGGCAGCGGAGATTCCATTAAAATAGCCGTAGGATCAACTAACAGGGTAAAACTGGAAGCGGTAAGATCGGTCATGGAAAAGATCTTCGGCAGCGTGATAATAATGCCGGTCGATGTGGAGAGCGGGGTCCCCGAACAGCCGATGGAACTCCAAACACGCACAGGGGCCGTAAACCGCGCGAGGTCCGCAATAGGCGATAACGATCTCGCTGTAGGAATAGAAGCGGGCGTATTCCGAACGGAGGACGGACTGTATGACTTCCAGTACTGTGCGATACTTGATAAGAATGGAGAAATGACCGTGGGGGTCGGTCCCGGTTTCAAATACCCGGATGATGTGGCCGAGCTCGTATTGAACGGAATGACGGTGAGCGAAGCGATGCATAAGCTCTATGGGGACCCGGAAATAGGAAGAAAACAGGGCGCGGTCGGTCTTCTGAGCAAGGGACTGCTTGACAGGAAAACATTGACGGAACAGTCTGTCGTTGCGGCAATGATACCGAGAATGAAATAA
- a CDS encoding DUF2116 family Zn-ribbon domain-containing protein has protein sequence MADQPEKIPQHKHCHKCGKAFTGDGLFCGDECKESTGKEAKSKLKKLGLIWLVIVAVTLVLVAIYMFV, from the coding sequence ATGGCAGACCAACCTGAAAAGATACCTCAGCACAAACATTGCCACAAATGCGGCAAGGCCTTCACCGGCGACGGATTGTTCTGCGGTGACGAATGTAAGGAGTCGACCGGCAAAGAGGCGAAGAGCAAACTGAAAAAGCTCGGCCTGATATGGTTGGTGATCGTTGCGGTGACGCTCGTTCTGGTCGCAATATACATGTTTGTGTAA
- the trmY gene encoding tRNA (pseudouridine(54)-N(1))-methyltransferase TrmY, translating to MRYFVIVGHKAVTTGDFKLDDIAGGAGRLDILIRCVNSAFFLSHDLRKDTELFLVLQGGEDPPKTVRMSGAELRYLNPDERSTSSLIRNALIKKLDTGEKRSSPGIYVSRMSFSDVISMLSEKGELIYLKEDGSDIRETEIPDDTVFVISDNRDLTEDEEGLLLSFDPHKVSIGPHSLHADHCIIVVHNEIDRKVH from the coding sequence ATGAGATATTTCGTTATCGTCGGACATAAAGCCGTTACCACCGGTGACTTCAAACTTGACGATATCGCCGGAGGGGCGGGGAGATTGGACATACTGATCAGATGCGTCAATTCCGCATTCTTCCTCAGCCACGACCTGAGAAAGGATACGGAACTGTTCCTTGTGTTGCAGGGAGGAGAGGACCCCCCGAAGACGGTAAGGATGTCGGGAGCGGAACTCAGGTACCTCAACCCTGACGAAAGGAGCACATCCTCGCTGATCAGGAACGCCCTGATAAAAAAGTTGGACACGGGCGAAAAAAGATCGTCACCCGGGATATATGTATCGAGGATGTCGTTCAGCGATGTCATTTCGATGCTTTCGGAAAAGGGGGAGCTGATCTACCTGAAAGAGGACGGTTCCGATATCAGAGAAACGGAGATACCGGACGATACGGTATTTGTGATAAGCGACAACAGGGACCTTACCGAAGATGAGGAGGGTCTGCTTTTGAGCTTCGATCCCCATAAGGTGTCGATAGGGCCGCACAGCCTTCATGCCGACCACTGCATCATCGTCGTACACAACGAGATCGACAGAAAAGTCCACTGA
- a CDS encoding signal recognition particle protein Srp54, producing MVLEGLGKSLRDVIARIGSSSVVDEELVREISKELQRALLQADVNVQLVLEITNRIQERALNEKPPAGKSSKDHVVRIIHDEMVSLLDNGEGLVLKPQTIMMVGLYGQGKTTTTGKLALFLSKKGFSVGLIGADVYRPAALDQLQQLGAKINVEVYGEPGNKNAAEIVKNGKKKFSDKKIVIIDTSGRHALEEDLIQELKDIAEASKPDERVLVLDSQVGQQAGPQADAFNKAVGVTAVILTKMDGTAKGGGALSAVARTKARIIFIGTGEHIRDFEPFNAGRFISRLLGMGDLATLVEMAKDEMDDEAAMEQLAKNMMSGRFTLTDMYHQMAAVSKMGPLQKVMSMIPGFSNMEGKIDYEESQKRLIKFRVIMDSMTVEEKDEPNVIKGKRIERIAKGAGVTPQDVRGLLKQYNQSKKMLGSMGKDRKVRKKMMQQMEKMDMDGLQDLQ from the coding sequence ATGGTTCTGGAAGGATTGGGAAAGTCGCTCAGGGACGTTATAGCGCGCATCGGAAGCTCATCTGTGGTCGATGAAGAGCTGGTCAGAGAGATATCTAAAGAATTGCAGAGAGCTTTATTGCAAGCCGATGTCAACGTTCAGCTGGTCTTGGAGATAACGAACAGGATCCAAGAACGCGCACTGAACGAAAAACCTCCCGCGGGGAAGAGTTCCAAGGATCATGTCGTTCGCATCATTCACGATGAAATGGTATCCCTTCTTGACAACGGCGAAGGGCTGGTCCTGAAGCCGCAGACCATCATGATGGTCGGTCTTTACGGTCAGGGCAAGACGACGACCACGGGAAAACTTGCGCTGTTCCTCTCAAAAAAAGGATTCAGCGTCGGCCTTATCGGGGCTGACGTCTACAGGCCCGCGGCGCTCGATCAGCTTCAGCAGCTCGGAGCGAAGATCAATGTCGAGGTCTACGGCGAGCCCGGCAATAAGAACGCCGCGGAGATTGTGAAAAACGGAAAGAAGAAATTCTCCGACAAGAAGATAGTTATTATCGATACGTCCGGACGCCATGCGCTTGAAGAGGACCTGATACAGGAACTCAAAGATATAGCGGAAGCGTCAAAACCCGACGAAAGGGTGCTGGTCCTGGATTCGCAGGTCGGACAGCAGGCCGGCCCCCAGGCGGACGCTTTCAACAAAGCGGTCGGAGTGACCGCCGTCATACTGACAAAGATGGACGGCACGGCAAAGGGAGGCGGTGCGTTGTCGGCGGTAGCAAGGACCAAAGCGAGGATAATATTCATCGGTACGGGAGAGCACATACGCGACTTCGAACCGTTCAATGCTGGGAGATTCATCTCCAGGTTGTTGGGGATGGGCGATCTCGCCACGTTGGTGGAGATGGCCAAGGACGAGATGGATGACGAGGCGGCGATGGAACAGCTCGCAAAGAACATGATGTCCGGAAGGTTCACGCTTACCGACATGTATCATCAGATGGCCGCCGTGAGCAAAATGGGCCCTCTCCAGAAGGTCATGTCCATGATCCCAGGTTTCAGCAACATGGAAGGCAAGATCGACTATGAAGAGTCGCAGAAGAGACTTATCAAATTCAGAGTGATAATGGACTCCATGACAGTCGAGGAGAAGGACGAACCCAATGTCATAAAGGGGAAGCGCATAGAACGTATCGCAAAAGGTGCCGGTGTGACCCCGCAGGATGTAAGGGGGTTGCTCAAGCAGTACAACCAGAGCAAGAAGATGCTCGGTTCCATGGGTAAAGACCGCAAAGTGCGCAAAAAGATGATGCAGCAGATGGAAAAGATGGATATGGACGGCCTGCAGGACCTCCAGTGA
- a CDS encoding coiled-coil protein, producing MDKFVEETQQFDSQEAQESASKDVDALEEQEAKIDEPSAKTAGKDAETDEPSEEGKQMSPEELADLEQKRSILNNDAERHRRLRDELNNQTKEWKAKRDSLNNKVRELVDEAGKCREERDSFNQKVRETKVVRDERNQKVTALKEQIAQLKPERPSEDKNEVPVKQLKKQLQDLEYTQQTKSLGKEKENEIVKQISVIAKQIQEREKSFEQNGEIREVIQQLKDAKVQAEAAHKQVSEYAEAAQASHDKMMKLYEEADALRKEADAAQAKFIESKQAADEEHKKHIEQIKSVHEMDKDVAGARSKKTAAKKKKVDNESKKEAKEIFERFKAGEKLSTDNLMALQKSGYL from the coding sequence ATGGATAAATTTGTGGAGGAAACACAGCAATTTGATTCTCAGGAAGCACAGGAGTCGGCGTCCAAAGACGTTGACGCTCTTGAAGAACAGGAAGCTAAGATCGATGAGCCCTCGGCCAAAACGGCCGGGAAAGATGCGGAGACAGATGAACCTTCTGAGGAAGGCAAGCAGATGTCCCCCGAAGAGCTCGCCGACCTTGAACAGAAGCGCAGCATTCTGAACAATGATGCGGAAAGGCACAGGCGCCTCAGGGACGAACTGAACAACCAGACCAAAGAGTGGAAGGCAAAGAGAGATTCTTTGAACAACAAGGTCCGCGAATTGGTGGACGAGGCTGGTAAGTGCAGAGAGGAGCGCGACTCTTTCAACCAGAAGGTCAGAGAGACCAAGGTTGTAAGGGATGAGCGCAACCAAAAGGTCACCGCCCTGAAAGAGCAGATAGCCCAGCTGAAGCCGGAAAGGCCCAGCGAGGACAAGAACGAAGTGCCCGTAAAACAGCTCAAGAAGCAGCTTCAGGATCTGGAGTACACACAGCAGACGAAATCTCTCGGAAAAGAAAAAGAGAACGAGATCGTCAAGCAGATATCCGTAATCGCAAAACAAATACAGGAAAGAGAGAAATCCTTTGAGCAGAACGGGGAGATCAGAGAGGTCATCCAGCAGCTCAAAGATGCAAAAGTGCAGGCAGAGGCCGCGCACAAACAAGTATCCGAATACGCAGAAGCGGCGCAGGCTTCACACGACAAGATGATGAAGCTCTACGAAGAGGCCGACGCACTCAGGAAAGAGGCCGACGCGGCGCAGGCGAAGTTCATCGAAAGCAAACAGGCCGCCGATGAAGAGCACAAAAAGCACATCGAGCAGATCAAGTCCGTTCACGAGATGGACAAAGATGTGGCCGGCGCCAGGAGCAAGAAGACAGCCGCCAAGAAGAAGAAGGTCGACAACGAGTCCAAGAAAGAGGCAAAGGAGATCTTCGAGCGCTTCAAGGCGGGCGAGAAGCTCAGCACTGACAACCTGATGGCACTTCAGAAGTCCGGTTACCTTTAA
- a CDS encoding ankyrin repeat domain-containing protein, with protein sequence MEFMKIVMAYNEIQYGKETLDNVLEMIKQMPDKKASFDNGRTLLHLASQMLHPSAVKYLLAEGCDPNSKNSSGDTPLILVARQKQLLYIRPENSAYEVTCALIDGGANAALKDNRGEMIYLIAAKNGNGEMIKALHDKGVRITRADDSGNNGIHYLIESLYNPLNDFRLAEKRYNDEAPGGVLPAGREFVKKNMEDSKRSMEFYLNEAFVGAKAFLDSGVDPEDKNNMGETAHVLAERRGTKKIGALLKGELGDAGANSELAAKAGGLTIVKAALKGDREAILALIELGSDVNAVEDIYGYGEGTPLAGACRNCDAETVKLLLGLGADPNLKTGDGRTAITWLKGGEMHSVSQNFEKKNPTRIIDAMVASGMDINAFVNDRSDTLLMWALRDSNGDMEMFVTRETLRWYVVNSAISHGADVNRSNIDGQTPLMLSCIGDPNYSMRMADEIQMLLLQKGANIAARDKNGNTPLIYVANNSNAKAAKEMAENLFDFGDPQAGAVNNAGKSALDIATEKNNEMLVKLLLKNM encoded by the coding sequence ATGGAGTTCATGAAAATAGTGATGGCATACAACGAGATCCAATACGGAAAGGAAACTCTCGACAACGTTCTCGAAATGATCAAACAGATGCCGGACAAGAAAGCATCTTTCGACAACGGCAGAACTCTTCTTCACTTAGCATCTCAAATGCTGCATCCCTCTGCGGTGAAATACCTGCTGGCGGAAGGATGCGACCCGAACTCAAAGAACAGTTCGGGCGACACCCCGCTCATACTTGTCGCCAGACAGAAACAGCTGTTGTATATCCGCCCCGAGAACTCCGCATACGAAGTGACATGCGCGCTTATCGACGGCGGAGCAAACGCGGCATTGAAAGACAACAGGGGAGAGATGATCTACCTCATCGCCGCGAAGAACGGCAACGGCGAAATGATCAAGGCGCTCCATGACAAAGGAGTTCGTATAACACGCGCCGACGATTCCGGGAACAACGGCATTCATTACCTTATCGAATCCCTATACAACCCATTGAACGATTTCCGCCTTGCGGAGAAAAGATATAATGACGAGGCGCCGGGCGGCGTTCTGCCCGCAGGACGGGAGTTCGTCAAAAAGAACATGGAAGACTCCAAGAGATCAATGGAGTTCTATCTCAACGAGGCCTTCGTAGGCGCAAAGGCGTTCCTTGACTCGGGCGTCGACCCGGAGGACAAGAATAACATGGGCGAGACCGCCCATGTGCTGGCAGAGCGGCGCGGCACCAAGAAGATCGGAGCGCTCCTGAAAGGCGAACTCGGCGATGCGGGAGCGAATTCGGAACTTGCGGCAAAGGCGGGAGGCCTGACGATCGTCAAAGCGGCATTGAAGGGAGATCGTGAAGCCATACTAGCATTGATCGAACTCGGGTCGGACGTGAATGCGGTCGAGGACATATACGGCTACGGCGAAGGCACGCCGCTTGCCGGGGCCTGCCGCAACTGCGATGCGGAAACGGTAAAGCTTCTTCTGGGTCTCGGCGCGGATCCCAACCTGAAGACGGGCGACGGCAGGACCGCTATCACTTGGCTCAAAGGAGGGGAGATGCACTCGGTCTCTCAAAATTTCGAGAAGAAGAATCCGACCAGGATCATCGATGCCATGGTAGCTTCCGGAATGGACATCAACGCTTTCGTGAATGATCGATCCGATACTTTATTGATGTGGGCCCTTCGCGACAGCAACGGCGACATGGAGATGTTCGTGACTCGCGAGACCCTCCGCTGGTATGTCGTCAACAGTGCGATAAGCCACGGTGCCGATGTCAACAGATCCAATATCGACGGTCAGACCCCGCTGATGCTATCATGCATCGGGGACCCTAATTACAGTATGCGCATGGCGGATGAGATACAGATGCTGCTTCTCCAGAAAGGCGCCAACATTGCCGCGAGAGACAAGAACGGGAACACTCCCCTCATTTACGTTGCGAATAATTCCAACGCGAAGGCCGCAAAGGAGATGGCGGAGAACCTCTTCGACTTTGGCGACCCGCAGGCCGGCGCGGTCAACAACGCAGGGAAGTCCGCATTGGACATCGCCACGGAAAAGAACAACGAGATGCTCGTCAAGCTCCTGCTGAAAAATATGTGA
- the purB gene encoding adenylosuccinate lyase — MKGSICPLDYRYGRNEMKAIFSEESRILYRMKVEAALAKANASLGIIGKNDADEIARVASLDIVKMSRIKEIEKEINHDTMAMVRAMTEQCRGDAGKYVHLGATSNDIIDTATALQIKDALEIIQQDMDELLCTLAKIAKRERNTLEVGRTHAQFAIPITFGFKMAGYIAEVLRHRERLFEIIPRACAGKMAGAVGTGAALGKNFVKIQILTMQELSLTYEPAATQVVGRDRYTELICLLANIATSLERYSTEIRNLQRTEIGEVSEMFDAERQVGSSTMAQKRNPINSENITGLARIIRGFVIPTFENQVLWHERDLSNSSAERFTIPHVFVLLDEMLVKMDKIFAGLEINADRMRKNIELSRGLIMAEPVMMKLVEKGIGRQDAHEILRDASMTAIERDVDLKDVLLERDDIRGVLSVKEITSVMDPENYTGSAKDITDKMVLAAEEALGRKV; from the coding sequence ATGAAAGGCTCGATATGCCCTCTCGATTATAGGTACGGCCGCAACGAGATGAAGGCCATCTTCTCCGAAGAAAGCCGCATACTGTACAGGATGAAGGTTGAGGCCGCGCTTGCAAAAGCGAACGCATCATTGGGCATTATCGGTAAAAACGATGCCGACGAGATAGCCAGGGTCGCTTCGCTGGATATTGTGAAGATGAGCCGCATAAAGGAGATCGAGAAGGAGATCAACCACGATACGATGGCAATGGTCAGAGCGATGACCGAACAATGCAGAGGAGACGCGGGGAAATACGTGCACCTCGGCGCAACGTCAAATGACATAATAGACACGGCGACCGCTCTCCAGATCAAAGATGCGCTGGAGATAATACAGCAAGATATGGACGAATTGCTCTGTACCTTGGCAAAGATCGCCAAAAGAGAACGGAACACGCTGGAGGTCGGAAGGACGCATGCGCAATTCGCCATTCCCATAACGTTCGGCTTCAAGATGGCAGGGTACATAGCGGAGGTCCTCAGACACAGGGAAAGGCTGTTCGAGATCATACCGCGAGCCTGTGCGGGGAAGATGGCCGGCGCAGTTGGAACGGGTGCCGCCCTGGGTAAGAACTTTGTAAAGATCCAGATACTCACAATGCAGGAACTCTCTCTGACATATGAGCCTGCGGCAACACAGGTCGTCGGACGCGACAGATATACCGAGCTTATTTGTCTTTTAGCGAATATCGCAACCTCACTTGAGAGGTACAGCACCGAGATCAGGAACCTGCAGAGAACGGAGATCGGCGAGGTCTCGGAAATGTTCGACGCAGAGCGGCAGGTCGGAAGCTCGACCATGGCGCAGAAAAGGAATCCTATCAATTCAGAGAACATTACCGGGTTGGCCAGGATAATAAGGGGGTTTGTGATACCGACGTTCGAGAATCAGGTGCTTTGGCACGAGAGGGACCTTTCGAACTCATCCGCGGAGAGGTTCACAATACCGCATGTCTTCGTTCTTCTGGATGAGATGCTTGTGAAGATGGACAAGATCTTCGCGGGATTGGAGATAAATGCGGACAGGATGCGGAAGAACATCGAGCTGTCCCGCGGCCTCATCATGGCCGAGCCGGTGATGATGAAGCTTGTTGAGAAAGGCATAGGCAGACAGGATGCCCACGAGATCCTGAGGGACGCATCTATGACCGCAATAGAAAGAGATGTCGACTTAAAGGATGTCCTGTTGGAAAGAGATGATATAAGGGGTGTCCTGTCCGTGAAAGAGATAACTTCCGTCATGGATCCGGAGAATTATACCGGAAGTGCGAAAGATATCACGGACAAAATGGTCTTGGCAGCAGAAGAAGCACTTGGCAGGAAGGTGTGA
- a CDS encoding TetR/AcrR family transcriptional regulator has protein sequence MVTGTTQNKKSDRTKTEIIRAATDLFARNGYEYTTIEDILREWGGSKGSLYYYFKSKEEILDAVVQTLVENEEERIRDILSENEFGTLEMLNLFLAACLGRNRQLYGLEAEIYRSRNITLSYRIAKMYIERSILLLEPIIRKGVDEGFFKTDHPAETIEFALIVEEFVFKYPMFECGDEQYLRKISAYQSLLENMLGLERGSLDQLSDFCEIIKNNQRRGIHDKV, from the coding sequence ATGGTGACCGGGACTACGCAGAATAAAAAGAGCGACCGCACAAAGACGGAGATCATCAGAGCCGCTACGGACCTGTTCGCCCGGAACGGTTATGAATACACTACAATAGAAGATATTCTGAGAGAGTGGGGAGGATCAAAGGGCAGCCTGTATTACTACTTCAAGTCCAAAGAAGAGATATTGGATGCCGTTGTGCAGACGCTCGTTGAAAACGAGGAGGAACGCATAAGGGATATCCTTTCCGAGAACGAGTTCGGCACGCTCGAAATGCTTAATCTTTTCTTGGCGGCATGTCTCGGCAGGAACCGACAGCTATACGGTCTGGAAGCCGAGATATACCGCAGCAGGAACATCACACTCTCATACAGGATCGCCAAAATGTATATCGAGAGGAGCATCCTTCTTCTTGAACCGATAATTCGGAAAGGGGTCGATGAGGGGTTCTTCAAGACCGACCATCCCGCCGAGACCATAGAATTTGCGCTCATCGTCGAGGAGTTCGTTTTCAAATACCCTATGTTCGAATGCGGCGATGAGCAGTATTTGCGGAAGATCTCCGCGTATCAGTCATTGCTGGAAAATATGCTTGGGCTTGAGAGGGGCAGTCTGGACCAACTGTCGGATTTCTGCGAAATAATAAAGAACAATCAAAGGAGAGGCATACATGATAAAGTTTGA